From Halobacillus sp. Marseille-Q1614, one genomic window encodes:
- a CDS encoding N-acetylmuramoyl-L-alanine amidase yields the protein MKTIVIDPGHGGTDSGATSQGYFEKNFNLSIASKVRDFLFENYEVKIVMTRGNDTTVSLQARSDLANAQNADFFLSIHNNAGGGTGFESFIFNGTVSTITHTYQDVIHNQIINAIASKYNVTNRGKKRANFHVLRETRMPALLLEVLFVDNNRDLSLLRNNTFINDVSIAIGQGVARALNLSVKTSPDGLFKVIAGSFTERKNAEDRVEYLSQRKISSFIVPTTISGVQYYRVQAGAFASRENAELQVEALKAAGITDAYIISDTVSPPTPPPPTPEERFTIQGVSLLNAFQLDHFVKTVNPNAPLLGEHYIKYGAIYGVRGDVAYAQAMHETDYFRFTGLVDKNQNNFAGIGATGPGNPGATFKTPEEGVHAHIQHLFAYSSKQNIPPGYEKVDPRFDLVTRGSATTWTQLNGKWAVPGTTYGQSIISLFKRNATYTIGQIEKQVEDLQNLLKEIE from the coding sequence ATGAAAACCATAGTAATTGATCCCGGACATGGAGGCACAGATTCAGGAGCTACATCTCAAGGTTACTTTGAGAAGAACTTTAACTTATCGATTGCTAGTAAGGTTAGAGATTTTTTATTTGAAAACTACGAAGTTAAAATTGTTATGACGAGAGGGAATGACACAACCGTCTCTTTACAAGCACGTTCCGATCTGGCTAATGCTCAAAATGCTGATTTTTTCTTATCTATTCACAATAATGCAGGTGGGGGAACCGGATTTGAAAGCTTTATCTTTAATGGTACTGTTTCTACAATTACGCATACCTATCAAGATGTCATTCACAATCAGATCATAAATGCTATCGCTTCAAAATATAACGTTACGAATCGCGGGAAAAAAAGAGCGAACTTCCATGTTCTTAGAGAGACCAGAATGCCTGCTTTGTTATTAGAGGTATTGTTTGTTGATAATAATCGAGATCTCTCCCTTCTTAGGAACAATACGTTCATTAATGACGTTTCCATTGCTATAGGCCAAGGAGTCGCAAGGGCACTTAACTTATCAGTTAAAACTTCCCCTGATGGACTTTTTAAGGTTATTGCAGGTTCGTTTACCGAAAGAAAGAACGCAGAAGATCGCGTTGAATACCTTAGCCAAAGAAAAATTAGCTCATTTATAGTTCCAACCACAATCTCTGGTGTTCAATATTATCGTGTTCAAGCTGGAGCTTTTGCTAGCAGAGAAAATGCTGAACTTCAAGTAGAAGCTTTAAAAGCTGCTGGTATTACCGACGCTTATATTATAAGTGACACTGTTTCGCCGCCAACTCCGCCTCCGCCCACCCCTGAAGAAAGATTTACGATCCAGGGAGTCTCTCTACTAAACGCCTTTCAGCTCGATCATTTTGTAAAAACAGTTAATCCTAATGCGCCATTGTTAGGGGAACATTATATAAAGTATGGGGCCATCTACGGGGTTCGGGGAGACGTTGCTTATGCCCAAGCCATGCATGAAACAGACTATTTTCGCTTTACAGGTCTAGTAGACAAGAACCAAAATAACTTTGCTGGCATCGGAGCTACAGGACCGGGGAATCCTGGTGCAACTTTTAAAACACCGGAAGAAGGAGTGCACGCTCATATTCAACATTTATTCGCTTACAGTTCTAAACAAAATATCCCTCCAGGATATGAAAAAGTAGACCCTAGATTTGACCTTGTGACACGTGGAAGTGCCACAACATGGACTCAATTAAATGGGAAATGGGCTGTGCCTGGAACCACTTACGGGCAAAGTATTATATCTCTGTTCAAGCGTAATGCAACTTATACAATCGGACAAATTGAAAAACAGGTAGAAGACCTCCAAAACTTATTGAAAGAGATCGAATAA
- a CDS encoding ParA family protein: MGTTISFGIQKGGVGKTTTTAISSYLLADMGYRVLAVDFDSQGNLTGMLTQKNIYDFTEHTVLQALQEKDPVPYIHRVRDNLDILPAEDFLSILPRYIYREYKGKPTDLLRETLDVVKEEYDFILIDLPPNLGDHTINGLTASDYAVVMLQSEPFCYDALDRYLEFLAGAQANTNPDLVLAGILTTMLDARATIDSSILDQAKEDFEDLVFESVIRRRSRIKEFSIEGIQNRLKADRDALAPYQSFIKELIHRVKERQIQ; the protein is encoded by the coding sequence ATGGGGACGACCATAAGTTTCGGTATCCAAAAAGGTGGGGTAGGAAAAACAACCACAACAGCTATTTCTAGTTATCTCTTAGCAGACATGGGATATCGGGTACTCGCAGTTGACTTTGATAGCCAAGGAAACCTGACAGGGATGCTTACCCAAAAAAACATTTATGATTTTACAGAACACACCGTATTACAGGCATTACAAGAGAAGGACCCAGTACCCTACATACATCGCGTGCGTGACAACTTAGATATTTTACCTGCAGAAGATTTTCTTTCTATACTGCCACGTTATATCTATAGAGAGTATAAAGGAAAACCCACTGATTTACTGAGAGAAACATTAGATGTAGTAAAAGAAGAGTATGATTTTATCCTGATTGATTTACCTCCAAATCTAGGAGATCATACCATTAATGGACTGACAGCTTCAGATTATGCGGTCGTTATGCTGCAATCAGAACCTTTTTGTTATGATGCGCTAGATCGTTACTTAGAATTTTTAGCAGGGGCTCAAGCTAATACAAATCCTGATTTAGTTTTAGCCGGCATTCTTACAACCATGTTGGATGCTCGAGCCACCATTGATTCATCTATATTAGATCAGGCCAAAGAAGACTTTGAAGATCTTGTTTTTGAATCGGTCATTCGTCGCAGGAGCCGAATCAAAGAGTTTTCTATTGAAGGCATTCAAAACCGATTAAAAGCTGACCGTGATGCTCTTGCCCCATATCAGAGTTTTATTAAGGAGTTGATCCATCGTGTCAAAGAAAGACAAATACAGTAA
- a CDS encoding MerR family transcriptional regulator, which translates to MTKIDYERTYTLAEIAKKMKRPRTTLQSWKNQFYEFLPSVGRGRNMRYEEVALEVFSIIERMKEAGEPPERIREVLQNSAPIRTIDDVPNDVMPKPIVNTRIDGYEAFFKEIQRQNQLLIEQNESFHKQNQERKKEYEKLKEQLNNIQETNETSKEHMLQQENRRDERLMKTMKEMMEQKQKPGFWSRLFATRKENDPETEQTLR; encoded by the coding sequence GTGACGAAGATCGATTACGAGCGCACGTACACACTTGCTGAAATTGCTAAAAAGATGAAACGCCCCCGCACTACCCTACAGTCATGGAAAAATCAATTTTATGAATTTCTGCCGTCTGTAGGACGCGGGAGAAACATGCGTTACGAAGAAGTGGCCTTAGAGGTTTTTAGTATTATTGAGAGAATGAAAGAAGCTGGAGAACCTCCAGAACGCATTCGAGAAGTACTACAAAATTCCGCACCCATCAGAACGATAGACGACGTACCAAATGACGTGATGCCGAAACCTATCGTAAACACGAGGATTGACGGATATGAAGCTTTTTTCAAGGAGATCCAAAGGCAGAATCAACTATTGATAGAACAAAATGAATCCTTCCATAAACAGAACCAAGAACGAAAAAAAGAGTATGAAAAATTAAAAGAACAATTGAACAACATCCAGGAAACCAATGAAACGTCAAAGGAACATATGCTACAGCAAGAGAATCGAAGAGATGAACGGCTAATGAAAACCATGAAAGAAATGATGGAACAAAAACAAAAGCCAGGGTTCTGGTCTCGATTATTTGCTACTCGAAAAGAGAATGATCCTGAGACTGAACAAACGTTAAGATAG
- a CDS encoding surface carbohydrate biosynthesis protein translates to MPEKKGNNKWVYLPIETKVRELDAKLLLTYYAVQQGYRVVLGLSGMVEQALEYLPKGIFLDKGYTCVDKVRRFEMAKSKGHTVVNLEEEGFPLTEKELYLKKHVSRESLDLLDYELCWGEVQKNTIIRAYPGVRNKCLITGNPRLDLLKKKYRTLFEKKALAIKKKYGDFILVNTRFPLYTKSINDDGTLNRKVVANLRKAYGEKIHKKMTREYKDFIIMIKKASTRYPNLTFVIRPHPSDKFNVYQQDLVECKNVYVVHEDNVVNWIMASKLVIHTGCTTGVESFLLERPVISYVTTVEDTFDLPNELSIKVHNLDELFQFMDHEMDSYNFHRHKFNEDKKLELLSKHYAAARESYAYENILQVLNKLPVAESPLTRVPRHTPLLNKLRKESNKRIYQVNTIVKQKFPHLTVHEIEDFFKALNHIEKANHPIVIRKLHDKLFEITPG, encoded by the coding sequence ATGCCGGAGAAAAAAGGAAATAACAAGTGGGTGTATTTACCCATTGAAACTAAAGTAAGGGAATTAGATGCAAAGTTACTTTTAACGTATTATGCTGTCCAGCAAGGCTATCGAGTGGTTTTAGGGCTGTCCGGGATGGTGGAACAAGCTCTGGAGTATTTGCCCAAAGGTATTTTTCTTGATAAAGGTTATACCTGTGTAGATAAAGTAAGAAGGTTTGAAATGGCTAAAAGTAAAGGCCACACAGTAGTCAACCTCGAAGAAGAAGGCTTCCCGCTAACAGAAAAAGAATTATATCTCAAAAAACATGTAAGCCGAGAGAGTTTAGACTTGCTTGATTATGAACTATGTTGGGGAGAGGTTCAAAAAAATACCATTATTAGGGCTTACCCAGGAGTAAGGAACAAGTGTTTGATTACCGGGAATCCACGCCTAGATCTATTGAAGAAAAAGTACAGGACTTTGTTTGAAAAAAAAGCATTAGCGATCAAGAAGAAGTATGGGGATTTTATCCTTGTTAACACCAGATTCCCTCTCTATACAAAATCAATAAACGATGATGGAACCCTCAATAGAAAAGTGGTCGCTAATCTTCGAAAAGCTTATGGAGAAAAAATTCATAAGAAAATGACGAGGGAATATAAAGACTTTATCATCATGATCAAAAAAGCTAGTACGAGGTATCCCAATCTTACCTTTGTGATTCGCCCCCATCCGAGTGATAAGTTTAATGTGTACCAACAAGATTTAGTAGAGTGCAAGAATGTATATGTTGTCCATGAAGACAATGTCGTCAATTGGATTATGGCTTCAAAACTTGTCATTCATACGGGCTGTACGACAGGTGTGGAAAGCTTCCTGCTTGAAAGACCTGTGATTTCCTATGTAACTACTGTAGAGGACACATTTGATCTACCTAATGAACTTTCCATAAAGGTTCATAATCTAGATGAATTATTTCAATTTATGGATCATGAGATGGACAGTTATAACTTCCATCGCCACAAATTTAATGAAGACAAAAAATTAGAATTATTATCTAAGCATTATGCTGCTGCTCGGGAAAGCTATGCCTATGAAAACATCCTCCAAGTATTAAATAAACTTCCCGTAGCTGAAAGTCCTCTCACTCGCGTTCCTCGACATACCCCTTTGCTTAATAAACTAAGGAAAGAATCAAACAAACGAATCTACCAGGTCAATACGATTGTAAAACAGAAGTTTCCCCATTTGACAGTTCATGAAATTGAAGATTTTTTCAAGGCACTGAATCATATTGAAAAGGCTAATCACCCAATCGTGATCCGTAAATTACACGATAAACTATTTGAGATTACACCAGGTTAA
- a CDS encoding NAD-dependent epimerase/dehydratase family protein, with amino-acid sequence MKKILVLGGTRFFGKQLINRLLESGNKVTIATRGLTSDPFGDEVERLIIDRTQQSTLLKAFKNKSWDIVYDQTCYTPKEAFDAASSLEGKVKRYILTSSQAVYPFGINQKEEAFNPHHFSFKYRTKKSYQGYAGYQEGKRGSESVLLNHGKFEVVAVRFPIVVGQGDHTKRLEFHMNKVLKNEPIGVSNINARYSFIHFAEAADFLCKMGASPFTGAINPGCREDLSIGELLKKIQQQTRLPVNITSRVTGENASRYELDGSCSINTDRATSLGFTFSTIHQTFDPLIEFYFKQMKN; translated from the coding sequence ATGAAAAAAATTTTGGTTTTAGGCGGCACCCGTTTTTTTGGAAAACAACTCATAAATAGATTACTAGAATCCGGGAATAAAGTGACGATAGCCACTCGTGGTTTGACAAGTGATCCTTTTGGAGATGAAGTCGAGCGTTTAATCATTGATCGTACGCAACAATCCACTCTTTTAAAAGCTTTTAAAAACAAGAGTTGGGATATCGTTTACGACCAAACTTGTTATACCCCAAAGGAAGCCTTTGATGCTGCCTCTTCCTTAGAAGGAAAAGTGAAACGGTATATTTTGACTTCCTCTCAAGCTGTCTATCCATTTGGGATAAACCAAAAGGAAGAAGCCTTTAATCCCCATCATTTTTCTTTTAAGTATCGCACGAAAAAGAGCTATCAAGGTTATGCTGGATATCAGGAAGGAAAAAGAGGATCTGAATCTGTATTACTTAATCATGGAAAATTTGAAGTGGTGGCTGTTCGCTTTCCTATCGTCGTTGGTCAAGGAGATCATACGAAAAGGTTAGAGTTTCATATGAATAAAGTATTAAAGAATGAACCCATTGGTGTTTCTAATATAAATGCAAGATATAGTTTTATCCATTTTGCGGAGGCTGCTGATTTCTTATGTAAAATGGGTGCATCCCCATTTACCGGAGCCATTAACCCAGGCTGTCGAGAAGATCTTTCTATAGGGGAACTTCTCAAGAAAATACAGCAACAAACGAGGTTGCCTGTCAATATTACAAGTAGGGTCACCGGAGAAAATGCTTCCCGGTATGAATTAGATGGATCGTGCTCCATTAACACGGACAGAGCCACAAGTTTAGGGTTTACTTTCTCGACGATTCACCAAACGTTTGATCCTCTCATTGAATTTTATTTTAAACAAATGAAAAACTAG
- a CDS encoding N-acetylneuraminate synthase family protein, producing the protein MDPTVVIDQTPLGNARTYIVAEAASNHDGDLKQAKELIKVAAEAGADAVKFQLFQAKQHYSRYTPDFKYLKKHRKSTFKIIESLELNREWILELSRYAESTGITFLSTACDYEAVDLLGKLNIAAFKVSSFDLPDLSLIKHMARYQKPVILSTGMANYTDIQAAINSCLEVGNHQIVLLQCTSLYPAPVDLSNLKAIQTMRQAFGCLVGYSDHTIGDHIPLASIPLGSCLLEKHFTIDRSLTGPDHPFAMEPNELQAMVAKIRDVEKALGDGLKNGPRNQEVEMFDKGRRSLHTTRNIAKGDIIKEEDLCIKRPGYGVSPQFYKHLVGMTVKKNIKEDHWICWEDFK; encoded by the coding sequence ATGGATCCAACCGTGGTTATCGATCAAACCCCACTAGGAAATGCTCGTACGTATATTGTGGCCGAGGCAGCATCCAATCACGACGGGGATCTCAAGCAGGCAAAAGAGTTAATCAAGGTGGCCGCTGAAGCTGGGGCCGATGCTGTGAAATTTCAATTGTTTCAAGCGAAACAACATTATTCCAGATACACCCCTGATTTTAAGTACTTAAAGAAACACAGAAAGTCTACTTTTAAGATTATAGAATCCTTAGAATTAAATAGGGAGTGGATTTTAGAATTAAGTAGATATGCCGAATCTACAGGCATTACGTTTTTATCAACCGCCTGTGATTATGAAGCTGTTGATTTACTCGGCAAGTTAAATATAGCCGCCTTTAAGGTATCCTCTTTCGATTTACCGGACCTTTCCTTAATCAAGCATATGGCTCGTTATCAAAAACCGGTGATCCTTTCTACGGGGATGGCTAATTATACGGATATCCAAGCTGCTATCAATAGCTGCTTAGAAGTAGGGAATCATCAAATCGTCCTTTTGCAGTGTACCTCCCTTTATCCAGCTCCGGTGGACTTATCCAACTTAAAGGCGATTCAAACCATGCGGCAGGCATTCGGGTGTTTGGTGGGTTATTCTGACCATACCATTGGAGATCATATCCCTTTAGCATCCATTCCTTTAGGAAGCTGTCTCCTTGAAAAACATTTCACTATAGATCGAAGCCTGACGGGACCGGATCATCCATTTGCTATGGAACCTAATGAGCTTCAAGCGATGGTGGCGAAAATTAGAGACGTAGAGAAGGCTTTAGGGGATGGCCTCAAAAATGGCCCTCGTAATCAAGAAGTAGAAATGTTTGATAAAGGCAGAAGAAGCTTGCATACAACAAGAAACATAGCTAAAGGAGACATCATTAAAGAGGAAGACTTATGCATAAAGCGACCAGGATACGGAGTTTCTCCTCAATTTTATAAACATTTGGTTGGAATGACGGTGAAGAAGAACATAAAAGAAGATCATTGGATTTGTTGGGAGGATTTTAAATGA
- a CDS encoding ATP-grasp domain-containing protein translates to MTQRTVFITGAGGAAVPGLIKLLKQKGIRVIAGDMVRHAVGLYIADKGFILPAGTSSHFFPTLKKICREEKVDAVIPLVDEELLSAIKLEEEGHLPVLLPQRNFTALCLDKYQLMNQLARHQIPVPKTKLASEGCEGLLFPIIAKPRVGRGSRGVKVLKTKEDFQAYCNGLDQLSSILVQEYIPGKEFTVSVVVWRDGEVQSVIPKEIVHKQNITKMAVTRRNEKVIRICSKVQKEMKANGPFNVQLKLDPHGEPYIFEINPRFSTSVSLTIASGIDELNVLLDQALTGRKASAPLVWKEGIVLLRQSLDECISEEDFLNRQTNIE, encoded by the coding sequence ATGACCCAGAGAACCGTGTTTATTACAGGAGCAGGGGGGGCTGCCGTTCCTGGATTGATTAAACTTTTAAAGCAGAAAGGAATTCGAGTCATCGCAGGAGACATGGTCCGGCATGCGGTTGGCTTATATATAGCTGATAAAGGATTTATTCTGCCAGCTGGAACTTCCTCTCACTTTTTTCCCACTCTAAAAAAAATTTGTCGTGAAGAAAAGGTAGATGCGGTTATTCCTTTGGTTGATGAGGAGCTATTGAGTGCTATAAAACTCGAGGAGGAGGGGCATCTCCCTGTTCTTTTGCCTCAAAGAAATTTCACAGCGCTATGTTTGGATAAATATCAGTTAATGAATCAGTTAGCCCGGCATCAAATTCCTGTACCGAAAACCAAACTGGCCAGTGAAGGGTGCGAAGGTTTGCTTTTCCCGATCATTGCAAAACCACGAGTAGGGAGAGGAAGCCGTGGGGTGAAAGTGCTAAAAACAAAAGAAGATTTCCAGGCGTACTGTAATGGTTTAGATCAATTGTCATCCATCTTAGTACAAGAATATATTCCTGGAAAGGAATTTACGGTTTCTGTGGTGGTTTGGCGTGATGGCGAAGTCCAAAGTGTCATTCCTAAAGAAATTGTTCACAAACAAAATATCACAAAAATGGCGGTGACCCGAAGAAACGAAAAAGTGATCCGTATTTGTTCAAAAGTTCAGAAAGAGATGAAAGCTAATGGGCCATTCAACGTTCAATTAAAACTCGACCCTCATGGGGAACCTTATATATTTGAGATTAATCCGCGTTTTTCAACCAGTGTCTCGTTAACGATAGCAAGTGGAATAGACGAACTAAATGTGTTGTTAGATCAGGCCTTAACAGGAAGGAAAGCATCAGCTCCCCTGGTATGGAAGGAAGGGATCGTTTTGCTTCGGCAATCGTTGGATGAATGTATCTCAGAAGAAGATTTTCTAAACCGTCAAACAAATATAGAGTGA
- a CDS encoding 3'(2'),5'-bisphosphate nucleotidase CysQ codes for MIEKMEQIVLKAGELLLDQSLNGKKGHWEGTQFKAKADRLTHHNLKQALQDMDGAIPVISEEDPMSLVHHRPKKYWLIDPIDGTASFAQGYSGFVTQVALIENHQPIMAAIYAPKLDDLYVAVKGEGASLNGSKLKLRKSKEISSVIDNTPSPQGIAKAVYDHFSCSRYVECGSIALKICKVADGTADLFIKDVEVKDWDVAAPHLILEEAGGALTDIQGMAFNYKGPYKRDGVVASHSPIQGKKVIGWYKGEYREEQQN; via the coding sequence ATGATTGAAAAAATGGAACAAATCGTGTTAAAAGCTGGGGAGCTCCTCCTGGATCAGTCCCTTAATGGGAAGAAGGGGCACTGGGAAGGAACGCAGTTTAAAGCCAAAGCTGATCGGTTGACCCACCATAATTTAAAGCAGGCTTTACAAGACATGGATGGTGCGATTCCTGTGATCAGCGAAGAAGACCCGATGTCCTTGGTCCACCATAGGCCGAAAAAGTATTGGTTAATCGATCCTATTGATGGAACGGCCAGTTTTGCTCAGGGCTATTCGGGTTTCGTCACCCAAGTGGCTTTAATCGAAAATCACCAGCCGATCATGGCTGCAATTTATGCGCCCAAATTGGATGACCTTTACGTAGCTGTGAAGGGTGAGGGGGCCTCTCTTAACGGATCTAAACTCAAGCTTAGGAAAAGCAAAGAGATCTCTTCTGTCATTGATAACACCCCTTCGCCCCAAGGCATAGCAAAAGCTGTGTATGATCATTTCTCATGTTCGCGCTATGTGGAATGTGGGAGTATTGCCTTAAAGATTTGCAAAGTAGCCGATGGAACGGCCGATTTGTTCATAAAAGATGTGGAGGTCAAAGACTGGGATGTGGCGGCCCCTCATTTGATCCTCGAAGAGGCAGGGGGAGCTCTCACCGATATACAAGGAATGGCGTTTAATTATAAGGGCCCCTATAAAAGGGATGGAGTCGTAGCGTCCCATTCTCCTATCCAGGGTAAGAAAGTGATCGGATGGTACAAAGGCGAGTATCGAGAGGAGCAACAGAATTGA
- a CDS encoding PIG-L deacetylase family protein, with amino-acid sequence MNILVIAAHPDDEILGCGATMAKHVKDGDQVYVAILAEGITSRDKTRNRSKNEEELEKLAREANKANQVIGVTELKLYDFPDNRMDSIPLLDIIKVVEELIDQYQPDIVYTHHIGDVNTDHRHIHQAVITACRPIPNKHKVRELLFFEVTSSTEWQPIEANAFTPNWFVDVSDTIDLKLNALEQYNNEMRPWPHARSVKNSLYLSGLRGATIGVEAAEAFMLGRKLL; translated from the coding sequence TTGAACATATTAGTGATTGCGGCTCATCCAGATGATGAAATATTAGGCTGTGGGGCGACGATGGCTAAGCATGTCAAGGATGGGGATCAAGTCTACGTGGCGATCTTAGCCGAAGGCATTACCAGTCGCGATAAAACGAGGAACCGTTCGAAAAATGAAGAAGAGTTAGAGAAACTTGCTCGAGAGGCTAACAAAGCGAATCAAGTGATTGGCGTAACCGAGTTAAAGCTTTATGATTTCCCCGATAACCGAATGGATTCCATCCCCCTTTTAGATATCATTAAAGTAGTGGAGGAATTGATCGACCAATATCAACCAGACATTGTTTATACTCATCACATTGGTGATGTAAATACAGACCATCGGCATATTCACCAGGCAGTTATTACAGCCTGCCGTCCTATTCCCAACAAGCATAAAGTGAGAGAACTGTTATTTTTTGAGGTGACTTCCAGTACAGAATGGCAACCTATAGAGGCCAACGCTTTTACACCGAACTGGTTTGTGGATGTATCGGATACGATAGATCTGAAGCTGAATGCTTTAGAGCAATACAACAATGAGATGAGGCCTTGGCCACATGCTCGATCCGTTAAAAATTCCCTTTATTTATCTGGTTTGCGCGGGGCTACCATAGGAGTCGAAGCTGCCGAAGCTTTTATGTTAGGCCGCAAATTGCTTTAA
- the pseH gene encoding UDP-4-amino-4,6-dideoxy-N-acetyl-beta-L-altrosamine N-acetyltransferase yields MDHNQRLYALRHLEERDLSKVLQWRNSDRVRPHMFHDHFVSQKEHEQWFSSLDKNKDLFFIFEYQQSPVGVVYFKMESLRNPFGMRKGRGLGTLCYWGFYLGEANVPKGTGTYMGVSGLDLAFEHLGIRKLYAEVIALNERSIRFHQRLGFKEEGVLKQHHLKNNQYVDVISYAIFKDQWEGHKRTLGSEG; encoded by the coding sequence ATGGATCATAATCAACGCTTATATGCACTTAGACATTTAGAAGAACGTGATTTAAGTAAGGTATTACAATGGAGAAACTCTGATCGGGTGCGTCCCCATATGTTTCACGATCATTTTGTAAGTCAAAAAGAACATGAGCAATGGTTTTCTTCTTTAGATAAAAATAAGGATCTTTTTTTTATCTTTGAGTATCAACAGTCCCCTGTGGGGGTGGTTTATTTCAAGATGGAAAGCCTGCGGAACCCTTTTGGAATGAGGAAGGGGAGAGGACTGGGCACGTTATGCTATTGGGGGTTTTACTTAGGGGAAGCCAATGTGCCGAAAGGAACTGGCACGTATATGGGGGTTTCAGGGTTGGATTTAGCGTTTGAACATTTAGGGATAAGGAAATTATATGCCGAAGTCATCGCTTTAAATGAGAGGAGTATCCGGTTTCACCAAAGACTTGGTTTTAAGGAAGAAGGCGTATTAAAACAACATCATTTAAAAAACAACCAATATGTAGACGTCATCTCTTACGCCATATTTAAAGACCAGTGGGAGGGGCATAAGAGAACCCTCGGTTCTGAAGGATAA
- a CDS encoding M67 family metallopeptidase produces the protein MNRKQIHVPPAIYDSMLVHGKSCLPYEACGLLSGKGNFIKAIWPLENEWKTAHRFFVSKQVVEQTVARITQLGEQVLAVYHSHPTTAPVPSMYDIKNHPDPTVKMVILSFKTPTPLTKWFDIQGSTYEECPFFIDHSL, from the coding sequence ATGAATAGGAAACAGATTCATGTCCCTCCAGCTATTTATGATTCAATGCTCGTCCACGGGAAATCTTGTTTACCCTATGAAGCATGCGGGTTATTGTCAGGAAAGGGAAACTTCATTAAGGCGATCTGGCCGCTAGAAAACGAATGGAAGACTGCGCACCGTTTTTTTGTAAGTAAACAAGTGGTGGAACAAACGGTAGCAAGAATCACTCAATTGGGAGAACAGGTACTGGCTGTCTATCACTCACACCCGACAACAGCACCTGTTCCTTCTATGTATGATATTAAGAATCACCCCGATCCGACCGTTAAAATGGTGATCCTATCCTTTAAAACACCAACTCCCCTAACAAAATGGTTTGACATTCAAGGCTCTACATATGAAGAATGCCCCTTTTTCATTGATCACTCGCTATAG